In Leptodesmis sichuanensis A121, the following are encoded in one genomic region:
- a CDS encoding NAD(P)H-dependent oxidoreductase gives MIIVDTALKAREEANNPVRVGMIGAGFMGRGIANQITNSVPGMELVAIFNRHLEGAKRAYQEAGIDEIRVVTTVAELEDCIRQGQYAITEDAMLLCQAEGIDALIEVTGTIEFGASVVLAAIAHHKHVILMNAELDGTIGPILKVYADKAGVILTACDGDQPGVQMNLYRFVKSLGLTPLLCGNIKGLQDPYRNPTTQEGFAKQWGQKAHMVTSFADGTKISFEQAIVANATGMTIAQRGMLGYNFKGHVDAMTSLYDVDYLKELGGIVDYVVGAQPGPGVFVFGTHDDPKQRHYLNLYKLGEGPLYSFYTPYHLCHFEVPMSVARVVLFGDRVLSPLGGPRVDVVATAKIDLKAGETLDGIGYYMTYGQCEKSAIVQAQNLLPMGLAEGCRLKRDIPRDQVLTYDDVEVPADRLCDKLRAEQMCNLPNPVK, from the coding sequence ATGATCATCGTCGATACGGCTCTCAAGGCCCGTGAAGAAGCAAACAATCCAGTGCGGGTGGGAATGATTGGCGCGGGGTTTATGGGCCGGGGAATTGCGAACCAAATTACCAATTCCGTACCCGGTATGGAACTCGTCGCTATCTTCAATCGGCATCTGGAGGGGGCAAAACGGGCGTATCAGGAAGCAGGAATTGATGAGATACGAGTGGTGACTACAGTGGCAGAGCTAGAAGATTGCATTCGTCAGGGTCAGTATGCCATCACAGAGGATGCCATGTTACTCTGTCAGGCTGAAGGGATTGATGCGCTGATTGAAGTCACCGGAACGATCGAATTCGGAGCCTCGGTGGTGCTGGCCGCGATCGCCCACCATAAGCATGTGATTCTCATGAATGCCGAACTGGATGGGACGATTGGCCCCATTTTGAAAGTGTATGCAGATAAGGCTGGAGTCATCCTGACGGCCTGTGATGGCGACCAGCCAGGGGTGCAAATGAACCTGTACCGCTTTGTCAAAAGCTTGGGCCTCACTCCCCTCCTGTGCGGCAACATTAAGGGCCTGCAGGATCCCTACCGCAATCCCACCACCCAGGAAGGGTTCGCCAAACAATGGGGTCAAAAAGCCCACATGGTGACCAGTTTTGCGGATGGTACGAAGATTTCCTTTGAGCAGGCGATCGTTGCCAACGCTACCGGGATGACGATCGCGCAGCGAGGGATGTTGGGCTACAACTTCAAAGGCCATGTGGATGCCATGACCTCTCTGTACGATGTTGACTACCTGAAGGAACTGGGCGGCATTGTGGATTATGTCGTCGGTGCCCAACCGGGGCCAGGAGTCTTTGTATTTGGCACTCACGATGATCCCAAACAGCGCCATTACCTCAACCTCTACAAACTGGGAGAAGGCCCCCTGTACAGTTTCTACACCCCCTATCACCTCTGCCATTTTGAGGTACCAATGTCGGTGGCGCGGGTGGTGCTGTTTGGCGATCGGGTTTTATCCCCTCTCGGAGGGCCACGGGTGGATGTGGTCGCGACTGCCAAAATTGATCTAAAGGCTGGGGAGACTTTGGACGGCATTGGCTACTACATGACCTACGGCCAGTGCGAAAAATCAGCCATTGTTCAGGCTCAAAATCTGCTGCCGATGGGATTGGCTGAGGGGTGCCGCCTGAAGCGCGATATTCCCAGGGATCAAGTACTCACCTATGACGATGTAGAGGTTCCCGCCGATCGCCTGTGCGACAAACTCCGCGCAGAACAAATGTGCAACTTGCCAAACCCCGTGAAATAA
- a CDS encoding pentapeptide repeat-containing protein produces MAADPHSTPSSSSPDSPPPVNLRSSPERSGNSNGDQPAALPPLATENHSLTKATQSSRSPFVDRAASHTQPGSPREPNAQGPVPRVMILFVAIVVMSVGIVTGNFWIGIAGSIVALLISAQILWVPVRLLLTDLIPEQERVILFGSLLGGLALLGFLKLTGAFERLGQFLGQIGWDAIGALGEVLGAVGQILIAILAVYVAWRQYIISRDLTIQQNLITQQQTIDSYFQGVSELVLDEEGLLEDWPQERAIAEGRTAAIFSSVDASGKAKIIRFLSRAQLLTPLKRDRRLGRAILDGAGGYEEDRVNGVRVIDLGVMLAGADLSGTDLRWTDLSEANLIRANLSYCDLVKANFSRTILFDAKLRYTDLNSTRFFYGKATEASPRSRIEPPDYRTGKHTGAVIENADFTGATQMSEEQRYYCCAWGGEQTRSTIPGGCEGIPNKLGR; encoded by the coding sequence ATGGCTGCCGATCCCCATTCCACCCCATCCAGTTCATCTCCTGACTCCCCTCCACCCGTAAATCTGCGATCGTCGCCTGAGAGGTCAGGAAATAGTAATGGAGATCAGCCTGCAGCACTGCCACCCCTTGCTACTGAAAATCATTCTTTAACCAAAGCGACTCAAAGTTCGCGATCGCCTTTCGTCGATCGGGCCGCAAGCCATACTCAGCCAGGTTCCCCCCGTGAGCCAAATGCTCAAGGGCCTGTACCAAGAGTGATGATCCTGTTTGTGGCGATCGTCGTCATGAGTGTGGGCATTGTGACGGGTAATTTCTGGATTGGTATTGCAGGCTCGATCGTGGCGCTGCTGATCTCCGCCCAAATTCTGTGGGTTCCCGTGCGGCTCCTCTTGACGGATCTAATTCCCGAACAGGAACGCGTAATTCTGTTCGGCAGTCTTCTGGGAGGGCTAGCATTACTGGGCTTTCTCAAGCTGACGGGTGCCTTTGAACGGTTGGGGCAATTCCTGGGGCAGATTGGCTGGGATGCGATCGGTGCGCTGGGGGAAGTATTGGGCGCTGTCGGCCAAATTCTAATTGCGATCCTGGCGGTTTATGTGGCCTGGAGACAGTACATCATCTCCAGAGATCTGACCATTCAACAAAACCTGATTACTCAGCAGCAAACGATTGACAGCTACTTTCAGGGCGTTTCTGAACTGGTACTGGATGAAGAGGGCTTACTGGAAGACTGGCCCCAGGAACGGGCGATCGCAGAGGGCCGCACTGCCGCCATTTTCAGCAGCGTAGATGCATCTGGGAAAGCCAAAATCATCCGGTTTCTCAGTCGGGCGCAGCTGTTAACTCCCCTGAAACGCGATCGCCGATTGGGCCGTGCCATTTTGGATGGTGCAGGCGGCTACGAAGAAGATCGGGTCAATGGAGTCAGGGTCATTGACTTGGGAGTGATGTTGGCGGGCGCTGATTTATCAGGAACCGATTTGCGCTGGACAGATCTGAGTGAAGCGAACCTGATTCGGGCGAATTTGAGCTACTGCGATCTGGTGAAAGCCAATTTCTCCCGCACGATTTTGTTCGATGCCAAACTGCGATATACCGACTTAAACAGTACCCGCTTCTTTTACGGCAAAGCCACCGAAGCCAGTCCTCGCAGCCGCATCGAACCCCCTGACTATCGCACCGGAAAGCACACAGGAGCCGTGATCGAAAATGCCGATTTCACAGGAGCCACTCAGATGTCCGAAGAGCAGCGTTACTACTGCTGTGCCTGGGGAGGAGAGCAAACTCGCAGTACGATTCCAGGAGGTTGCGAGGGCATTCCTAATAAGTTAGGACGGTAG
- a CDS encoding type II toxin-antitoxin system VapC family toxin, translating to MDRKVAIIADTSGILALLDRDEQYHNTTVRAVSGSSLWIPSTVLPEVDYLATKYLGDRVAKSFLDAVVTGYFTYITVELPDIERALQIMQQYEGVPLGLVDSSVVAIAERYQIQQILTLDRRHFSLIQPKGLPHLELLP from the coding sequence TTGGACAGAAAAGTGGCCATCATAGCCGACACCAGTGGAATTCTTGCTCTGCTAGATCGGGATGAGCAATACCACAACACTACTGTCCGGGCAGTTAGTGGTTCATCGCTCTGGATACCTTCTACCGTCCTACCAGAAGTTGATTACCTAGCAACGAAATATTTAGGCGATCGCGTGGCCAAATCATTTTTAGATGCTGTTGTCACCGGATACTTTACCTACATCACAGTTGAATTGCCTGATATTGAACGAGCGCTACAAATTATGCAGCAGTATGAGGGAGTTCCTTTAGGTCTTGTTGATTCAAGCGTTGTCGCAATCGCGGAGCGTTATCAAATTCAGCAAATTTTGACTCTTGATCGTCGCCACTTCAGTTTGATTCAACCAAAAGGCTTACCGCATTTGGAGTTGTTGCCATAA
- a CDS encoding diflavin flavoprotein — translation MVALAEKAPVRLTMQTVEIAPNTTAIRSLDWDRDRFDIEFALENGTTYNSFLIRGDKVALVDTSHEKFRQLYLATLTELINPAEIDYLVISHTEPDHSGLVKDVLQLNPHITVVGAKVAMQFLDDLVHQPFQRMLVKSGDRLDLGQGHELEFVSAPNLHWPDTILTYDHGTHTLFTCDVFGMHYCDDQTYDEDLALLDADYKTYYDCLMGPNARSVLSALKRMGDLPEITTIATGHGPLLRHHIPELVGRYRDWSQAQAKAATTVALFYMSEYGCSDRLAQAIAHGIAKTDVVVEMVDFQMADPQEVRELVDMAAGVVIGMPPQSGTYASHTQALLSTILAASHAKQAFGLFEAGGGDDESVYPLRNRLQEIGVIEVFPPILIKETPNESTYQLCDEAGTDMGQWLNRDRSIKQIKSIDNDLEKALGRISGGLYIITAKKGEASSAMLASWVSQASLEPLGVSIAVAKDRAIESFMHVGDRFVLNVLEEGNYQPLMKHFLKRFPPGADRFAEIKTYAANNGCPILADALAYLECEVVSRMEGSDHWIVYSKVDVGRVSKPDALTAIHHRKVGNHY, via the coding sequence ATGGTTGCACTTGCTGAGAAGGCACCAGTCAGGCTGACCATGCAAACGGTGGAGATTGCTCCCAACACGACAGCGATCCGTTCGCTGGATTGGGATCGCGATCGCTTTGATATTGAATTCGCCCTGGAAAATGGCACAACTTATAATTCCTTTCTAATTCGGGGCGATAAAGTTGCCCTGGTTGATACTTCCCATGAAAAGTTCCGTCAGCTTTATTTAGCCACCTTAACTGAACTGATTAATCCCGCTGAAATTGATTATCTGGTAATTAGCCACACTGAGCCGGATCACAGTGGCCTGGTTAAAGATGTGCTGCAACTGAATCCCCACATTACGGTTGTCGGCGCAAAGGTGGCGATGCAGTTTCTAGATGATCTGGTGCATCAACCGTTCCAGCGAATGCTGGTGAAGAGTGGCGATCGCCTCGATCTAGGTCAGGGACACGAACTGGAGTTTGTTTCCGCCCCCAATCTGCACTGGCCGGATACCATCCTTACCTATGACCACGGCACTCACACCCTGTTTACCTGCGATGTGTTTGGCATGCATTATTGCGATGACCAGACCTACGACGAAGATCTGGCCTTGCTGGATGCCGATTACAAGACTTACTACGACTGCTTAATGGGGCCAAATGCTCGTTCTGTGCTATCGGCTCTCAAGCGGATGGGAGATTTGCCGGAAATTACTACGATCGCGACCGGACATGGCCCATTGCTGCGTCATCACATCCCTGAATTGGTGGGGCGGTATCGCGATTGGAGTCAGGCTCAAGCGAAAGCCGCTACCACTGTTGCCCTGTTTTATATGTCGGAGTATGGCTGTAGCGATCGCTTGGCCCAGGCCATTGCGCACGGGATTGCCAAAACCGATGTGGTGGTGGAAATGGTGGACTTCCAGATGGCTGACCCGCAGGAAGTCCGAGAACTGGTTGATATGGCGGCTGGGGTAGTGATTGGGATGCCGCCCCAATCGGGAACCTATGCCTCCCATACCCAGGCATTGTTAAGTACGATCCTCGCAGCCAGCCATGCCAAGCAAGCCTTTGGTTTATTTGAAGCGGGCGGGGGCGATGACGAGTCAGTGTATCCCTTACGCAACCGTTTGCAGGAAATTGGGGTAATTGAAGTGTTTCCGCCCATCCTGATTAAGGAAACACCCAATGAATCCACCTATCAACTGTGCGATGAAGCAGGAACGGATATGGGCCAGTGGCTGAACCGCGATCGCAGCATTAAACAGATTAAGTCCATTGACAACGATCTGGAAAAAGCCCTGGGTCGAATCAGTGGAGGTCTGTACATCATCACCGCTAAAAAAGGAGAAGCTTCCAGTGCGATGTTGGCATCCTGGGTATCACAAGCCAGTCTGGAGCCACTGGGGGTCAGCATTGCAGTAGCGAAGGATCGGGCGATCGAGTCTTTCATGCATGTGGGCGATCGCTTTGTCCTCAACGTTCTGGAAGAGGGCAACTACCAACCCTTGATGAAGCATTTCTTGAAGCGCTTTCCACCGGGGGCCGATCGCTTTGCTGAGATTAAAACCTACGCCGCAAATAACGGCTGTCCAATTCTGGCGGACGCACTGGCCTATCTGGAATGTGAGGTGGTCAGCCGCATGGAAGGTAGCGATCACTGGATTGTCTACAGCAAGGTGGATGTCGGGCGGGTGTCTAAGCCGGATGCCTTAACCGCCATTCACCACCGGAAGGTCGGGAATCACTATTAA